In Bradyrhizobium sp. 1(2017), one DNA window encodes the following:
- a CDS encoding SDR family NAD(P)-dependent oxidoreductase, translating into MKNTPFDLTGKVAVVTGSSRGIGRSSAELLARLGAKVVVSSRKADACKEVADGIKAAGGDAIVIPCNIARRNEVEALIAGSTKHYGKIDILVCNAAVNPYYGPLLDITDEAFDKIMGSNVKSNIWLSALAIPQMAERGGGSVIIISSIGGLRGSTVIGAYGISKAADFALCRSLAGEWGPKGVRVNCIAPGLVKTDFARALWEDEVNLKRRTATTPLRRIGEPDEIAGAVAYLASDASSFMTGQTIVIDGGVTTAAV; encoded by the coding sequence ATGAAAAACACCCCGTTCGATCTCACCGGAAAAGTCGCCGTGGTCACCGGCTCCAGCCGCGGCATCGGCCGGTCCTCCGCGGAGCTGCTCGCCAGGCTCGGGGCCAAGGTCGTGGTCTCCTCGCGCAAGGCCGACGCCTGCAAGGAGGTCGCCGACGGCATCAAAGCGGCCGGCGGCGATGCCATCGTCATTCCCTGCAACATCGCGCGCAGGAACGAGGTCGAGGCGCTGATCGCAGGCAGCACCAAGCATTACGGCAAGATCGACATTCTCGTGTGCAACGCCGCGGTGAATCCGTATTACGGCCCGCTGCTCGACATCACGGACGAAGCCTTCGACAAGATCATGGGCTCGAACGTCAAGAGCAACATCTGGCTCTCCGCGCTCGCGATCCCGCAAATGGCCGAGCGCGGAGGCGGCTCCGTGATCATCATCTCCTCGATCGGGGGCCTGCGCGGCTCCACCGTGATCGGCGCCTACGGCATCTCGAAGGCCGCGGATTTCGCGCTGTGCCGCTCGCTCGCCGGCGAATGGGGCCCGAAGGGCGTTCGTGTCAATTGCATCGCGCCGGGCCTGGTCAAGACCGATTTCGCCCGCGCACTGTGGGAAGACGAAGTCAACCTCAAGCGACGCACCGCGACCACGCCGCTCCGCCGCATCGGCGAACCCGACGAGATCGCCGGCGCCGTCGCCTATCTCGCCTCGGATGCCTCGAGCTTCATGACCGGACAGACCATCGTCATCGACGGCGGCGTGACTACCGCGGCGGTGTAG
- the pimD gene encoding pimeloyl-CoA dehydrogenase small subunit has translation MDFDLNEEQRLLKESIDGLLTDSYDFEQRKKYMKEKGGWSKTVWLKLAEQGLLGLPFSEADGGFGGGGVETMIVMEALGKALVLEPYLATVVIGGGFLRHAGSDAQKAAYVPGIIDGSKTLAFAQLEKNSRYDLFDVSTTAKKKGDGWVIDGEKFVVLNGENADTLLVTARTKGDRRDKTGIGVFLVPANAKGVGKKGYPTQDGLHAADITFTGVEVGADAVLGNPEDSLALIERVVDEARVALCAEAVGLMDESLKTTVEYIKTRKQFGVAIGSFQSLQHRASDMFVAAEQARSMSMFATMASDFDNAGERSNAIAAAKVQIGKSLKFVGQQSIQLHGGIGMTMEAKIGHYFKRLTMIENSFGDTDYHQRRVADAGGLI, from the coding sequence ATGGATTTTGACCTGAACGAGGAGCAACGGCTTCTCAAGGAAAGCATCGACGGCCTGCTGACCGATTCCTACGATTTCGAGCAGCGCAAGAAATACATGAAGGAGAAGGGCGGCTGGAGCAAAACGGTCTGGCTCAAGCTCGCCGAGCAGGGCCTGCTCGGCCTCCCGTTCAGCGAGGCCGATGGCGGCTTCGGCGGCGGCGGCGTCGAGACCATGATCGTGATGGAGGCGCTCGGCAAGGCGCTGGTGCTCGAGCCATATCTGGCGACGGTCGTGATCGGCGGCGGCTTCCTGCGCCATGCCGGCTCCGACGCGCAGAAGGCCGCGTACGTGCCCGGGATCATCGACGGCAGCAAGACGCTGGCCTTTGCCCAGCTCGAGAAGAACTCGCGCTACGACCTCTTCGACGTCTCGACGACGGCGAAGAAGAAGGGCGACGGCTGGGTGATCGACGGCGAGAAGTTCGTCGTGCTCAACGGCGAGAATGCCGACACGCTTCTCGTCACCGCCCGCACCAAGGGCGATCGCCGTGACAAGACCGGCATCGGCGTGTTCCTGGTCCCCGCCAACGCCAAGGGCGTCGGCAAGAAGGGCTATCCGACCCAGGACGGCCTGCACGCCGCCGACATCACCTTCACAGGCGTCGAGGTCGGCGCGGATGCGGTGCTCGGCAACCCCGAGGATTCCCTCGCCTTGATCGAACGCGTGGTCGACGAGGCCCGCGTTGCACTTTGCGCGGAGGCGGTCGGCCTGATGGACGAGTCGCTCAAGACCACCGTCGAGTATATCAAGACCCGAAAACAGTTCGGCGTCGCGATCGGCTCGTTCCAGTCGCTCCAGCACCGCGCCTCCGACATGTTCGTCGCGGCCGAGCAGGCGCGCTCGATGTCGATGTTCGCGACCATGGCGAGCGATTTCGACAACGCCGGCGAGCGCTCCAACGCCATCGCCGCGGCCAAGGTGCAGATCGGCAAGTCGCTGAAATTCGTCGGCCAGCAGTCGATCCAGCTCCACGGCGGCATCGGCATGACCATGGAGGCGAAGATCGGCCACTACTTCAAGCGCCTCACCATGATCGAGAACTCGTTCGGCGACACCGACTACCACCAGCGCCGCGTCGCCGACGCGGGCGGGTTGATCTGA
- a CDS encoding endonuclease domain-containing protein — translation MASSQGFSDRRSSHFRRQAPIGRYVVDFFCPAKRLIIELDGGHHNEDDIAKRDLERQRWLENEGYRVVRFWNSEVTTDLTAVLERIYIELYGSLEAETNPLKHRRT, via the coding sequence GTGGCGAGCTCTCAAGGATTTTCCGATCGAAGGAGCTCGCACTTCCGCCGGCAGGCTCCGATCGGTCGATACGTCGTCGACTTCTTCTGTCCAGCAAAGCGCCTGATCATCGAGCTCGATGGCGGGCATCACAACGAGGATGATATCGCCAAACGAGACCTCGAACGCCAACGCTGGCTCGAGAACGAAGGCTATCGCGTTGTTCGATTCTGGAACTCGGAGGTCACAACCGATCTGACCGCCGTTCTGGAACGCATCTATATCGAGCTGTACGGATCGCTTGAGGCCGAAACCAACCCGTTGAAACACCGCCGAACCTAG
- a CDS encoding MBOAT family O-acyltransferase translates to MTFTSFQFGIFVAVVFGAYYLPPLRGFQVQLLVAASVFFYGFGQPELLPLLLVAVLGTHVCLVLAFENRTVWMPAGIVFNLGLLAFFKYKFLFVDAGATHLTGVAPVDFLLRLPLPIGISFFVFHNISLLVDLTREKRPARLREVFLYIIFFPQLVSGPITRATQFMPQIVPKRLGDVAFVEAAKWILVGYFFKLYVANNLNEMTSYMDFPLYETLRTQDRWLLVFLYSYQIYADFFGYSAIALGLGLLFGYRLPVNFNLPYISTSFSEFWTRWHISLSTWLRTYLYIPLGGNRHGPGRTYLNLMIVMTLGGLWHGASLSYALWGMAHGLLLVIERPFLKLLGDGNRVVRVIRMGIVFFCVTMLWIFFKLPNFDHALGYLGGMFVATDAPNPPKLFYNLALLYALPVILQHAGIGALIEGRLRRWEPYLYGALAALAYLEAGPDSAFIYFQF, encoded by the coding sequence ATGACATTCACCTCTTTTCAGTTCGGCATCTTCGTCGCGGTGGTGTTCGGCGCCTATTATCTGCCGCCGCTGCGCGGCTTCCAGGTGCAGCTGCTCGTGGCCGCGAGCGTGTTCTTCTACGGGTTCGGACAGCCCGAGCTGCTGCCGCTGCTGCTCGTCGCGGTGCTCGGAACCCATGTCTGCCTGGTGCTCGCATTCGAGAACCGAACCGTCTGGATGCCCGCCGGCATCGTCTTCAATCTCGGCCTGCTGGCGTTCTTCAAATACAAGTTCCTGTTCGTCGACGCCGGCGCCACTCATCTGACCGGCGTCGCGCCGGTCGACTTCCTGCTGCGGCTGCCGCTGCCGATCGGCATCTCGTTCTTCGTGTTCCACAACATCAGCCTGCTGGTCGACCTGACGCGCGAGAAACGCCCGGCACGCCTGCGCGAGGTGTTCCTCTACATCATCTTCTTCCCGCAGCTGGTGTCCGGACCGATCACGCGCGCAACCCAGTTCATGCCGCAAATCGTTCCCAAGCGGCTCGGCGACGTCGCCTTCGTCGAAGCCGCGAAATGGATTCTCGTCGGCTATTTCTTCAAGCTGTATGTGGCGAACAATCTCAACGAGATGACGTCCTATATGGACTTCCCGCTCTACGAGACGCTGCGGACGCAGGACCGCTGGCTGCTCGTGTTCCTCTACAGCTACCAGATCTACGCCGACTTCTTCGGCTACTCCGCCATCGCGCTCGGTCTCGGTCTGCTGTTCGGCTATCGCCTGCCCGTGAACTTCAATTTGCCGTACATCTCGACATCGTTCTCGGAGTTCTGGACGCGCTGGCATATCTCCCTGTCGACCTGGCTCAGGACCTATCTGTACATTCCCCTCGGCGGCAACCGGCATGGTCCAGGGCGAACCTATCTCAACCTGATGATCGTGATGACGCTCGGCGGCCTCTGGCATGGCGCGAGCCTGAGCTACGCGCTGTGGGGCATGGCGCACGGGCTGCTGCTCGTCATCGAGCGGCCGTTCCTGAAGCTTCTCGGCGATGGAAATCGTGTCGTGCGGGTGATCCGGATGGGCATCGTCTTCTTCTGCGTCACGATGCTCTGGATCTTCTTCAAGCTGCCGAACTTCGACCACGCCCTCGGATACCTCGGGGGAATGTTCGTCGCGACGGACGCGCCCAATCCGCCGAAGCTGTTCTATAATCTCGCCTTGCTCTACGCCCTGCCCGTGATCCTCCAGCATGCCGGCATCGGCGCGCTCATCGAAGGAAGGTTGCGACGATGGGAGCCGTATCTCTATGGTGCGCTGGCAGCGCTTGCCTATCTCGAAGCCGGGCCCGACAGTGCCTTCATCTACTTCCAGTTCTGA